From Ascochyta rabiei chromosome 16, complete sequence, the proteins below share one genomic window:
- a CDS encoding Ribose-5-phosphate isomerase, producing MTDTNVEAAKRAAGQQAVADHFDANASYVGIGSGTTIVYVVEAIKERSTNPAIRFVPTGYQSRQVIISAGLTPLGFDSLPDDVMLDVAFDGADEVDTELNCIKGGGACLFQEKLVAERAKKFVCVADYRKRQDRLLTNWPTIPIEVAPLSQNKVAAALRTLGSTNPQLRTTLLEKSGPLKTDQDFYIIDAAFPTLLTRKDVHEGRGKGDGSDGTWEVNNIAKAIKSLTGVLEVGIFSGLNGTDAQALREKDGAKSAVSGGQVPVAVYFGMQDGSVVVRTPEGEH from the coding sequence ATGACTGACACAAACGTCGAAGCCGCGAAGCGAGCTGCTGGCCAACAGGCCGTAGCTGACCACTTTGACGCCAACGCCTCCTATGTCGGCATTGGCAGTGGCACAACCATCGTCTACGTCGTTGAAGCCATCAAAGAGCGCTCTACCAACCCCGCGATCCGCTTCGTCCCCACTGGCTACCAGTCCCGCCAAGTCATCATCAGCGCCGGTCTCACCCCACTGGGCTTCGACTCGCTTCCTGACGACGTCATGCTCGACGTGGCCTTTGACGGCGCCGACGAAGTCGACACAGAGCTGAACTGCATCAAAGGTGGCGGTGCCTGCCTGTTCCAGGAGAAGCTTGTCGCAGAGCGGGCGAAGAAGTTTGTTTGCGTTGCAGACTACAGGAAGAGGCAGGACAGGCTGCTGACCAACTGGCCCACAATACCGATCGAGGTTGCGCCGCTGAGTCAGAACAAGGTTGCGGCTGCGCTGAGGACGCTGGGAAGCACCAACCCTCAGCTCAGGACGACGCTGCTGGAAAAGAGTGGGCCGTTGAAGACAGACCAGGATTTCTACATCATCGATGCGGCGTTCCCTACGTTGTTGACACGGAAGGATGTTCACGAGGGAAGAGGCAAGGGCGATGGGAGTGACGGCACATGGGAGGTGAACAACATTGCGAAAGCGATTAAGAGCTTGACTGGTGTGCTGGAAGTTGGCATCTTCTCTGGATTGAACGGCACAGACGCGCAGGCTTTAAGAGAAAAGGACGGTGCAAAGTCAGCAGTCAGCGGCGGGCAGGTTCCCGTTGCTGTGTACTTTGGCATGCAGGACGGAAGTGTGGTTGTCAGGACACCAGAAGGTGAACACTAG